The genomic window CTCTCCATTGAGCCCGGCGGTGAGATATACATTCGATCCGGCGCCTATCATGAAACGAATTGGCTGGTGGCCGAATCGATGGCGGAGCTGCTTCAGCAAAGGGGATGGAAGCCGGTGATCCTGGATATGGGATCTCCCTCGGCGCCCGCGGCCGGTCCCGCGCATGATCCCGCGGCGTCCGAGGAAGGGGGGGCGCCGGTGGAAGAGGCGACCGATGGAGAGACAACCGATGAGGGGGGGGTGAACCTCGATGACGAGGAAGGGTCTGACGCGACGGATGGCGGGACCGACGGCGTGGATGAATTCGGCGAAATGACCAGCGAGGAGGATGGAGCAGAAGGCGCCCTAATCGAAGAGGGCGGTGATTCCGGGCTTGAAGAAGATCTGACGGCCGGGGAAACCTCAGAAACTCCTGAACCCGAAACGCGAACGGGCCGGAAAATAAAAACATCAGAAGAGGCGCCGACGCCCCAGGCGACGCCCCTGCAGCCCCTGCTCATACCGGCACGGGAGATCAAGGGAGAGGTTCTACAATTCCGAGTGCTCGATATGGGGATAACTTATCCCTCGAGCCGCCGGGCGATGATCCTGCTGGGACCCCGGAATATCACACGGTTGGGAAGCGCTCATCTGAGAATCACTCATTTGGAAGAACCCTCGGGTATCATCAAGGGCGTTGTCGACACCGAGCAACACACTGTGGATCAATTCCCCGGCCGATGGCAGCCCTATGTTGAGGGAAGCAAATATCCCTTCGCGCGGCCGGTGATTCAGCCGGCGGTGTGGGGGCAATTGGTGGAGCCAGTCGCCGTCGTCGCCATTGTGTCAGGCCTGGTTTATCTTTTTTATGCCAATCAAAATTAACATTGGGTCGCGCCTTGCCGGCGGGTTGGCGCTTCTTTTCGCCGTCTCCCTGCTGATCTCAGGGTGTGGGGGCAGCCACGGCGGCAAGACAGAGAGTCATCTCCCGGTCCTCGATGAACTGATCCGCGCCCGGCGGGATTATGATAAGGGCCATTACAGCGACGCCGTGCTCTCATTGGCGCAATTCACCGATCGCCACCCGGGCAGCCGCTTTATGGATGAGGCTCTCTTTAAATTGGGCAAATCCCACCAGTATATCGCTGAGTATCTCCTGGCGACCGATTCGTTCCGGAGGATACTCGATGATTATCCCCAGAGCGAATGGTTGGAGGAAGCGACCTATGAGCTGGGCCGGAGCGCCTATTTGGGCTCGAAAGGTCCAGATTACGATCAGGAAGCAACCTACGACGCCATCAGCACTTTCCGCCTCTATCTGAGACAGTATCCCGAGGGGAATTTTGTTAAAGACGTGGAGGAATTGCTCTTTATTTGTGAGGATCGCCTCGTTCGCAAGGCTTATATCAGCGGCGACACCTATTTAAAAGTACACCGCATGGAGCCGGCCCGCTTCTATTTTGATAAGGGGATCGCCATCCGGAGCGACGTGCCCGCTGCAGCCGATTGCCTGCTGGGTCTAGCAAGATCATACAAGATTGAAAAGAAACCCATTAAGGCGCTGGAAGCTTTCGAACGTCTTCAAATCTGGCTGGAGGGGGAAGGGGCGAATCTGTTGGAGGCCGAGAAACATGACCGACTTTTGGAGAGTATCGCCAACGAGATGAACAGCCTGACGGTGGGGGAGGAGATCTTTCCGCCGGATTCGATGACGGAGTGACGATGACCGAGGTTGATCCCCGGAACCGGATGTCACGTTTGGGGATTTTGGGGGGGACGTTCGACCCGCCCCATATCGGCCACCTCATCCTCGCGGACCAGTGCCGCCAGGCCCTTCGGCTGGACAGCCTCCTCATTCTTCCCGCCGGCATGCCGCCGCACAAGAATCCGGATCACATAACACCCTTCCAACACCGCGCCGCCATGGCGCGGCTGGCCTTTCCTGAAAGCGAAGGATATGCGATCGAACCTCTGGAGGGGGAGCGGAAGGGGCCCAGCTATACCGTCGAGACGCTGCGGGCGCTCTACGCTCGCGGGGGTGGCCGCTGCTCTTTTTGGCTTTTAATGGGCAGCGATTCGATGGCTGAACTGGAAACTTGGAAGGAGCCGGAAGCTATCGTCAGTTTTTGCCGACTGGGTGTCTACGGACGCCCCCTTTATCATATTGATGGATTGAAAAAGCAGTGGCTTGCCCATGTCGATTCAGTCGAGGGTCCTCTCGTCGACATCTCCTCAACGCAAATCCGTCAGATGGTTCGCGCCGGGAAAAGCTTGAATTTCCTCGTTCCTGAAAGGGTTCGGAAATACATTCTGACCCATGGTCTGTATGCTGGAAAATCTCCGGCGGGCGCCAACGGATAAACATTTCACAGCAGGGGGGATAGTGACGCTTCCGAAAAATCCCGCTGCGGCCGTCTATATTGTGGACGGCACCGCCCTTGTCTACAGGGCGCATTACGCCTTCATCTCCAACCCGCTGCGAACGGGCAAAGGGCGGGATGTCAGCGCCCTTTTCGGCTTTATCAATACGATCTTTCATCTTATTCGAGAAGTGAAAGCTGATTCCATGATGGTCATGTTTGACACAAAAGGTCCGACCTTTCGTCATGAAATGTTTAAAGAGTATAAGGCGACCCGTCCCGAAGTGCCCCCGGAGATCATTGATCAGATCCCTGACGTCAAGCGGTTCCTGGACATCGCAGGGATACCGCGTTTGGAGGAAGCGGGGATGGAGGCGGATGATCTGATCAGCTCCTTCTCGGAAAAATGTGCAAGAGTTGGGAAGGAGACGGTGATCGTCTCCGCCGACAAAGATCTCATGCAGCTGGTGGGGCCGAAAACCTTTCAGTATATCCCCGCGAAAGGAAGAGAGCCCGCCCGATGGATGGGGCCGCAGGATGTCGAGGAAAAGTGGGGTGTTCCGCCCCAGCAGCTGCGCGACTTTCAGGCCTTGGCTGGTGATCACGCTGATAATGTGCCGGGTGTGTCCGGCATCGGTCCGAAGACGGCGGTTCAGCTGCTGAAGCAATTTCATGGTTTGGATGAGATCTATGGGCATCTCGAAGCGATTCCGAGTTCCGCCGTCCGCAAAAAACTCGAAGCTGGAAGGGAATCCGCCTATTTGAGCCGGGAACTCGTGACCCTGCGCCGGGATCTCCACTTGGGGATCGATTTCAAAGAACTGAAAATTGCGCCACTGGAGGAACAACCGGAACTCAGATCATTCTTGCGGGAGTTTGAGTTCCGTCGTCTCGAAAATTCTCTGGGCGGCGCACTATCCGTTGAAACACCGTCTCCACGATCTCCTTCGTTTTCATCGGCGACTCCGGTCATCGCCACGGTCGAAGCATTGAAGCTATGGGCTGAAAGAGTGGCCGCCTCCTCCTCACCGCTCGGATTGGCGGCCCCGGGGACAGACGAGATTCCCTTCACCGCGAATCTTACGGGATTGGCATTTTCCCAGCTGGGAGGAGAGCAAGCCGCATTTGTTAAAGTGGGGATAGGATCGGGCGGGATCCCCGGCGATAAGGCGGGGAAGATACTGAGTCCTCTTTTCAGCGATCGAAACCGCCTTAAGGTGGGACACGATTTCAAACGATTGATTCATCTTTTACAAAAGATCAAGATCGAACTCTCCCCGCCCTATTTTGATACCCAGGTCGCTTCTTATGTCCTGGATCCGTCCCGCCGTCACGATATCGGATCCCTTTCCAAGGAATTTCTCAACCGGGTTCTACAAACTCCCGACGCCGGGAAAACGGGGGATCTCTTCTCGACGGCTCTATCAGAAGATTCGATCTCCGCGACCATGGAGGAGGCGGAGGCGGTCCTCCTGCTTTATCCGATCTTGGAGCGGGAATGCCGGAGCCGGGAGCAGGAGCAGCTGCTGCAGAAATTGGAGCTGCCGCTGGTTTCTATCTTGGCGCGGATGGAGAGTGTCGGTATTGCCCTTGATGTCCCGGTGCTGGAGCGGATGCGATCCGATTTGCAGGTTGAGCTCAACCGACTGGAGGGTCAGGCGACAAAGGCGGCCGGAATCGAGTTCAATCTGAACTCCCCATCACAGCTTCGCGAGATTCTCTTTGACCAATTGAAACTCCCGACCGGTAAAAAGACCAAAACCGGTTATTCGACGGACTCGGGTGTCCTGGAGGGATTGGCTGGATTACATCCGCTCCCCGGAATCTTGCTCGAGTATCGGCAGCTCTCCAAATTGCAATCGACTTATGTCGAGGTTCTACCGCGATTGGTCGATCCTGTCACTCATCGTCTCCACGCCCTGTTCCATCAGACGGTCACCGCGACGGGACGCCTCTCCTCAAGCCATCCCAATCTTCAAAATATACCCATCCGAAGCGAACTCGGACGGAAAATCCGAAAAGCCTTCGTGGCTTCGCCGAAAGGCTGGGTCTTCCTCTCTGCCGATTACTCACAAATCGAACTCCGCCTTCTGGCGCATCTCTCTTCCGATGACTACCTCCTGGAAGCCTTTCATTCGGGAGATGATATCCACAAAGCCACCGCCTGCCGGGTCTTCGGCGTCACGCCGGACCAGGTCGACGGTTCGCTTCGCGCCAGAGCCAAAATCGCCAATTTTGGGATTATCTATGGGATGGGTCCCCAGCGGCTGGCCGTTGAAATGGGGATTCCCATCGCCGATGCAAAGAGGTTTATCGAGGAATATTTGGAGAAGCTGCCCGGTGTCCGCAATTATCTCACCTCGATCGTCGAGGAGGCCCGGCAGAGAGGATTTGTTGAAACCATCGCCGGCCGCCGGCGCTACCTGCCTGATCTTCAGCTCGACAAGGGGCGTCTCCGCTCGCAGGCCGAACGGATGGCGATCAACACACCAATACAGGGTTCGGCCGCTGATTTGATTAAACAGGCGATGGTCGGTGTCCAGAGGGAATTGGCGGCCCGGCATCTGAAAAGCCGCCTGGTCCTTCAAATTCATGATGAGTTGTTGTTGGAAATCGCCCCGGATGAGAAGGATCGTGTGGGGGATTTGATTCGCCGCGAGATGGAGGGCGCCGCCCTGCTAACGGTCCCTCTCGTCATCGAGGAGGGTTGGGGGGAAACCTGGTGGGACGCACACGCCTAAAGGATCTGAGGCGCGCGATGCGAGTCGGAGTGACCGGGGCGATCGGTTCCGGCAAAACGTTTTTTGCCTCTGCGTTGTCCGAAGACCCTCGCATTCGCCGGCTTGATGCCGACCGGATCGGACATGAGGCCCTGCAACCCGGCAGCTCCCTGCTTCCCCGCATCATTGCGCAATTTGGACGAAAGATCCTGGATCGGTCGGGTGGTGTCGATCGCCGCCGATTGGCGGCCGAAGTCTTTTCAAGACCGGCCAGGGTCGAAGAGCTGAATGCCATCGTCCATCCATGGCTTTTGGCGACGCTCAAACGCCGGATCACGCGGTTGAATCATCGTCCCGGGATTGATATCGTCGTGTTGGATGCCGCCTTGCTGTGTGAATCGGGCATCGCGTCAATGATGGACCGCGTGGTTGTGCTGGAGGCGGCGGAGGCGAAGCGGCATCTCTGGCTTGAGGAGCGAGGGTACTCCTTGACGCAGATTCTCGGCCGGGAGTCGGCTCAGTGGACGCCGGAGAAGAAGAAACAGCTGGCGGATATTGTGGTCAAGAATGACGGAACGGAGAAGGACCTTCAATTTCAGGCCCATCGATTGGCTCGTATCTGGTTGCGAGCGCTCCAGACCCGCGAATGAAGGAGGGGGATCATGAGTATCGAAGTTTTAAAAATCGTGGAGGCCGGTCGGGAGCGGTTGGGCAGCTTGAGAGGTTACCTTTGACCTCGATAAACTATCGGAAGAGCAAAAAGAATTAGAAAAAAAGATGGGTGAGCCCGGATTTTGGGATCAGCCGCAGGGCGCTCAGGAAGTGATGCAGCGGATGAAGGTGCTGAGCCGGCTCCAGGAATCTTGGAGCAATTTGAACAAACGTTTGGAAGATCTCGGCGTCATGCAGGATCTCATCACCGAGGAAGGCGGCGAGAACGCCGACCTCGAGGCCGAGCTTGCGCGGGAGTGTTCCCGATTTCAGCAGGACCTGGAAGAGTATGAACTGACAACCCTCCTCGACGGGCGTTTCGACGAGGGCAATGCCATTGTACAAATTCACTCAGGCGCCGGGGGAACAGAGAGCCAAGATTGGGCGGAGATGCTTCTTCGGCTCTATCTGCGCTGGATGGAGCGCCGGGGATATGAAACATCCGTCTTGGATTACCAGCCGGGGGAAGAGGCCGGCATCAAGGATGCTACGGTGGAAGCCAAGGGCGCCTATGCCTTCGGGTACTTGAAGGCGGAAAACGGCGTACACCGACTGGTCCGCATCTCGCCTTTTGACGCCAGCAAACGCCGGCATACTTCATTCGCAAGTGTTTATGTTTACCCCTCAGTCGATGAGGAGATCGAGGTGGAGATCAACGAGTCGGATCTTAGGGTGGATACCTATCGAGCCAGCGGCGCCGGCGG from Candidatus Eisenbacteria bacterium includes these protein-coding regions:
- the bamD gene encoding outer membrane protein assembly factor BamD, encoding MPIKINIGSRLAGGLALLFAVSLLISGCGGSHGGKTESHLPVLDELIRARRDYDKGHYSDAVLSLAQFTDRHPGSRFMDEALFKLGKSHQYIAEYLLATDSFRRILDDYPQSEWLEEATYELGRSAYLGSKGPDYDQEATYDAISTFRLYLRQYPEGNFVKDVEELLFICEDRLVRKAYISGDTYLKVHRMEPARFYFDKGIAIRSDVPAAADCLLGLARSYKIEKKPIKALEAFERLQIWLEGEGANLLEAEKHDRLLESIANEMNSLTVGEEIFPPDSMTE
- the nadD gene encoding nicotinate-nucleotide adenylyltransferase; the protein is MTEVDPRNRMSRLGILGGTFDPPHIGHLILADQCRQALRLDSLLILPAGMPPHKNPDHITPFQHRAAMARLAFPESEGYAIEPLEGERKGPSYTVETLRALYARGGGRCSFWLLMGSDSMAELETWKEPEAIVSFCRLGVYGRPLYHIDGLKKQWLAHVDSVEGPLVDISSTQIRQMVRAGKSLNFLVPERVRKYILTHGLYAGKSPAGANG
- the polA gene encoding DNA polymerase I, producing the protein MTLPKNPAAAVYIVDGTALVYRAHYAFISNPLRTGKGRDVSALFGFINTIFHLIREVKADSMMVMFDTKGPTFRHEMFKEYKATRPEVPPEIIDQIPDVKRFLDIAGIPRLEEAGMEADDLISSFSEKCARVGKETVIVSADKDLMQLVGPKTFQYIPAKGREPARWMGPQDVEEKWGVPPQQLRDFQALAGDHADNVPGVSGIGPKTAVQLLKQFHGLDEIYGHLEAIPSSAVRKKLEAGRESAYLSRELVTLRRDLHLGIDFKELKIAPLEEQPELRSFLREFEFRRLENSLGGALSVETPSPRSPSFSSATPVIATVEALKLWAERVAASSSPLGLAAPGTDEIPFTANLTGLAFSQLGGEQAAFVKVGIGSGGIPGDKAGKILSPLFSDRNRLKVGHDFKRLIHLLQKIKIELSPPYFDTQVASYVLDPSRRHDIGSLSKEFLNRVLQTPDAGKTGDLFSTALSEDSISATMEEAEAVLLLYPILERECRSREQEQLLQKLELPLVSILARMESVGIALDVPVLERMRSDLQVELNRLEGQATKAAGIEFNLNSPSQLREILFDQLKLPTGKKTKTGYSTDSGVLEGLAGLHPLPGILLEYRQLSKLQSTYVEVLPRLVDPVTHRLHALFHQTVTATGRLSSSHPNLQNIPIRSELGRKIRKAFVASPKGWVFLSADYSQIELRLLAHLSSDDYLLEAFHSGDDIHKATACRVFGVTPDQVDGSLRARAKIANFGIIYGMGPQRLAVEMGIPIADAKRFIEEYLEKLPGVRNYLTSIVEEARQRGFVETIAGRRRYLPDLQLDKGRLRSQAERMAINTPIQGSAADLIKQAMVGVQRELAARHLKSRLVLQIHDELLLEIAPDEKDRVGDLIRREMEGAALLTVPLVIEEGWGETWWDAHA
- the coaE gene encoding dephospho-CoA kinase (Dephospho-CoA kinase (CoaE) performs the final step in coenzyme A biosynthesis.); this translates as MGRTRLKDLRRAMRVGVTGAIGSGKTFFASALSEDPRIRRLDADRIGHEALQPGSSLLPRIIAQFGRKILDRSGGVDRRRLAAEVFSRPARVEELNAIVHPWLLATLKRRITRLNHRPGIDIVVLDAALLCESGIASMMDRVVVLEAAEAKRHLWLEERGYSLTQILGRESAQWTPEKKKQLADIVVKNDGTEKDLQFQAHRLARIWLRALQTRE
- the prfB gene encoding peptide chain release factor 2 (programmed frameshift), with product MSIEVLKIVEAGRERLGSLRGYLDLDKLSEEQKELEKKMGEPGFWDQPQGAQEVMQRMKVLSRLQESWSNLNKRLEDLGVMQDLITEEGGENADLEAELARECSRFQQDLEEYELTTLLDGRFDEGNAIVQIHSGAGGTESQDWAEMLLRLYLRWMERRGYETSVLDYQPGEEAGIKDATVEAKGAYAFGYLKAENGVHRLVRISPFDASKRRHTSFASVYVYPSVDEEIEVEINESDLRVDTYRASGAGGQHVNKTDSAVRITHSPTGIVVQCQSERSQHRNRESAMRILRARLFHHLQEQERKKREVLEASKKDIAWGSQIRSYVFHPYSMVKDHRTGKEIGNVQAVMDGEIDPFIHAWLRSATARAEGGKKG